In Calidithermus timidus DSM 17022, the following are encoded in one genomic region:
- a CDS encoding DUF5317 domain-containing protein, with product MEGFVGFSTRQGWLSPEVGGPLAKAGVLACVSYGLLANLRLRSLWFVWLGFALNTLVIVANRGHMPVWLEAVPPEAREGMALRLAARSDAVHSLMSPDTPFYYLGDILPVYWAKSVLSLGDVYLIIGIAALVLELGLRAKRQRQDWSIDIRFDAD from the coding sequence CTGGAAGGCTTTGTCGGGTTCTCGACCCGCCAGGGCTGGCTTAGCCCCGAGGTGGGGGGGCCGCTGGCCAAGGCGGGCGTGCTGGCGTGCGTGAGCTATGGCCTGCTGGCGAACCTGCGCCTTCGCAGCCTGTGGTTCGTCTGGCTGGGCTTCGCGCTCAATACGCTGGTCATCGTGGCGAACCGGGGGCACATGCCGGTGTGGCTCGAGGCCGTCCCGCCCGAAGCCCGCGAGGGCATGGCTCTCCGGCTCGCAGCCCGCTCGGACGCGGTGCATTCGCTCATGAGCCCGGACACGCCCTTCTACTATTTAGGGGATATCCTCCCCGTTTACTGGGCCAAGAGCGTACTCAGCCTGGGCGACGTTTATCTGATCATCGGGATTGCGGCGCTGGTGCTCGAGCTCGGACTAAGGGCCAAGCGACAGCGGCAGGATTGGAGCATCGATATCCGCTTCGATGCAGATTGA